The Janthinobacterium tructae genome contains the following window.
CCGTGCAAGGCGTGGTCGATGCGGCCGCCTTCGACCATCAGGAAGTAGCCAGCGCTGTTTTTCGACAGCAGGTCGATGGCTTTCAGCGTCATTTCCGACAGGCTAGGCTGGTTGGCGCCGTCGGCCGATGGCTTGGACGAGGTGCGGTCCAGTTCATAGTCGAGGTGGCTCTTTGCGCTGTACAGGCCGATGAACTTCTTGTTGCTCGGCGCGGCTGCCATTTCCGTCTTGTTGGCGGCCACGGTGTAGCCCTTGGCCGCGAATTCGGCCAGCAGGTCGCGGCCGTCGGCGCGGCCGGCCTTGTTGCTGGCCGACCATGGCGTGAAGTGGTTGCGTCCGCCACCCATCAGCACGTCCACGCCGTCGCCCAGGGCCGTGTTGTAGCCGGCGCCGCCTGGCGCCGTTTGCGCGGCGATCGCGTATTGCGCATTGCGGTTGCAGATGTGCGAGAAGGTCGTTGCCGGCGTGGCGTGCGTCAATTCCGTGGTGGTGATGGCACCCACGGCCTTGCCCTTGGCTTTCGCCAGTTCCAGGATGGTCGGCACGCTCTTGCCGCCGGCCGGGCAGTTGTTCACGCCCAGGTTGCCGTTGGCGTCGCGGCCCGGTTCCTTGGCGATGGTGTCCTGCGCCATCGAGATGACTTCATTGTTCATCTTGACGCCGGTCATGTAGGCGGCCATCGAGGGGGCGCTGTCCGTCGTTTGCGCATCGTTCGAGAACGTCTTGATGCGCGCCGTGCGTTCCAGCTTGTCCATGTTCAGGCTGCCCTCTTCCTTGTACTTGAAGATGCGCGCTGCCGTCACGACGGAAGGACCCATGCCGTCGCCGAGGAAGAAGATGACGTTCTTGGCGTCGGCGGCGTAGGCGCTGGCGACGCTGGCGGCCACGAGCGTGGTCAGCAAGGAGAGTTTCAGGGCCGATTTCAGTGCGGCGGGTGTCGATGCAAGTTTCATGTGCTTGTCCAATTCTTGTCTCTTGGGGATTACAGACCGCCGGCGGTCTTGACCAGGCCGAATACTGTGGTGTTGTCGATGGTGCCCAGGAAGGTTTCCGAACCTTTGCCGATGGCGCCCAGGAAGACGTCGGTGCCGCCATGGGTTTCGTTGCCTGCCGCCGTGCGGATCACCGCTTCCTGGTGGTAAGTATTGGCGCTGGTGACGGTTTCATCGAGGCTGGCCATGGCGGCGCGGCTCGATTGCGTGCGGTTTTCGCCATTGCCGAAGCCGATGATCGAATACGGTGCGCCGTCCAGGTCTTTCTCGACCGCGCCGGTAACGTAGTTCTTCACCACGCCCAGCACGCCAGGGTTGCCGGCAGCCGTCTTGCCCGTGCGCTTGGCGTAGCCGTTCAGCACCAGGGTGTGGTCATGGTCGGCCGTGACGACGATCAGGGTATTGGCCAGGGTCGGATCGGTCAGCTTGGCTTTTTCGATGGCGGCCTTGATGGCGTTGTCAAAAGCAACCGTGTCTTGCAGGGCCTTCTTGGCCGTCGTTTCGTGCAGCGCATGGTCGATGCGGCCGCCTTCGACCATCAGGAAATAACCCTTCTTGTTCTTGGCCAGGACGTCCATGGCCTTGGTGGTCATTTCCGCCAGGCTAGGTTCCTTGGCCGCATCGCGGTCCAGGTCGTAGCTCATGTGGCTGGAGGTAAACACGCCGAACAGGCGCTCCGTCTTGGCCGCATCGACAGCCTTGAAGTCGGTGGCGTTGTTGGCGATGGTGTAGCTCTTCGCCTTCAGCTCGGCCACCAGGTCGCGGTCGTCGGAACGCTTGCCGCCGTTCTTGAATGGCGTAAAGAATTGCGCGCCGCCGCCGAGCACCACTTCCAGGCCCGTGGTGCCCAGGGCGCTGTTGTAGCCCGTGCCGCCTGGTACGAGCGCTGCGGCGATATCGTTTTCCAGGTCGCGGTGGCAGATGTGCGAGTAAGTCGCCGCCGGGGTGGCGTGCGTCACGCGCGCCGTGCTGACGACGCCGGCCGCGTAGCCCTTGGCCTTGGCCAGTTCCAGCAAGGTGGTGGCGGGTGTGCCGTTGCCGGTGCCGCATTTGTTGACCAGCTTGTTGCCGTTGGCATCCTTGCCCGGATCGATGGCGAGCGTGTTGGCCGACATGGAAATGACTTCATTGTTCATCTTGACGCCGGTCATGTAGGCAGCCATCGATGGTGCGCTGTCAGTGACTTGCGCGTCGTTCGAGAAGGTCTTGACGAAGGCCGTTTCCGGCAAGGTGTCCATGGTCAGTGCGCCTTCTTCGCCTACCGAGTAGATGCGCGCGGCCGTCATGGTGGTCAGGCCCATGCCATCGCCGAGGAAGAAGATGACGTTTTTCGGCGGTGCTTCGGCCACTACCTCTTCTTTTTTGGCATCGCTGCCGCAGGCGGCCAGCATCAGGGTGATGGCGACGCTGCAGCCAGCGACGGAAATTTTTCTGCGTGTCATGTGGTTCATCCGGCTAGGTTTGAAAGAGCTAGCAAGATAACAATTCAATGTGACATCCTCATGACGCCGTGACACGTTTTGCGACACTGCTGCGCAGATGCAAGTGGCGTGGCTTTTGCGCGCGTCCTCGCTGGGAAAATACACCGTAGCGTGCCAGCCATCGCTAGATTGAATCGAAATATGCAACAAACTATTGCGTTTTATTGGGTTTTTCTACCGAATAAAGCAACGTAAGATGCATGCATCCCCATCATCTTGTGAAGGCACATCATGTTCTCCAAATCTATCAGCAGCGTTCTTGTTTCCACCCTGTTTGCCGCCGGCGCCGCTTCGGCCGCCGCCAGCGCCCCCCTGACCCTGGAAGTCTTCAATCCGGGCGAAGCGGCCATCTTCCCCGTCGCTTCCGTATTGGTCGCGGGCAAGCATGACGCCGTGCTGATCGATGCGCAATTCTCGCGTGCCGAAGCGCAAAAACTGGTGGAAAAGATCCGCGCCAGCGGCAAGAAACTGACGACCGTGTACATCAGCCACAGCGATCCCGATTTTTACTTTGGCCTCGACGTGATCAAGGCAGCTTTCCCACAGGCAAAAATCGTCGCCACGCCGGACACCGTGGCCGAGATCCGCCGCAAGGCTGACGCCAAGGTCGCCTACTGGGGCCCGATCCTGAAAGACAACGCGCCGCACAGCATCGTCATTCCCGAAGCATTGAAAGGCCAGCGCATCAGCCTGGAAGGCCAGTCGCTCGATATCGCCGGCCCGACGCCAGCGCGCACCTATGTGTGGATTCCCTCGATCAAGGCCGTCGTCGGCGGTGTGGTGCTGTTTGGCAACCTGCACGTCTGGACGGCCGATACGCAAAGCCTGCAATCGCGCCAGGACTGGCTCAAGACCCTGGACGGCATTGCCGCGCTGAAACCTGTCACCGTCGTACCCGGCCACTTCAAGGTGGGTTCGCCCCTGACGCCCGACAGCATCGGTTTTACGCGCGACTACCTGGTGACGTTTGAAGCGGAAACGGCCAAGGC
Protein-coding sequences here:
- a CDS encoding alkaline phosphatase yields the protein MKLASTPAALKSALKLSLLTTLVAASVASAYAADAKNVIFFLGDGMGPSVVTAARIFKYKEEGSLNMDKLERTARIKTFSNDAQTTDSAPSMAAYMTGVKMNNEVISMAQDTIAKEPGRDANGNLGVNNCPAGGKSVPTILELAKAKGKAVGAITTTELTHATPATTFSHICNRNAQYAIAAQTAPGGAGYNTALGDGVDVLMGGGRNHFTPWSASNKAGRADGRDLLAEFAAKGYTVAANKTEMAAAPSNKKFIGLYSAKSHLDYELDRTSSKPSADGANQPSLSEMTLKAIDLLSKNSAGYFLMVEGGRIDHALHGINAKRALVDTIAFDDAIKAAIDKVRETDPKLENTLIVVTADHDHTLAFNGYGKRGNPILDINRGYKDNQPSKDEDGNTYTTLVFGNGPNRPDLRTNVDSATALSDNYLQETGVRLASETHGGGDVKLLATGAGAKAFKGTLDNTKVFDLLKAAFGF
- a CDS encoding alkaline phosphatase, coding for MTRRKISVAGCSVAITLMLAACGSDAKKEEVVAEAPPKNVIFFLGDGMGLTTMTAARIYSVGEEGALTMDTLPETAFVKTFSNDAQVTDSAPSMAAYMTGVKMNNEVISMSANTLAIDPGKDANGNKLVNKCGTGNGTPATTLLELAKAKGYAAGVVSTARVTHATPAATYSHICHRDLENDIAAALVPGGTGYNSALGTTGLEVVLGGGAQFFTPFKNGGKRSDDRDLVAELKAKSYTIANNATDFKAVDAAKTERLFGVFTSSHMSYDLDRDAAKEPSLAEMTTKAMDVLAKNKKGYFLMVEGGRIDHALHETTAKKALQDTVAFDNAIKAAIEKAKLTDPTLANTLIVVTADHDHTLVLNGYAKRTGKTAAGNPGVLGVVKNYVTGAVEKDLDGAPYSIIGFGNGENRTQSSRAAMASLDETVTSANTYHQEAVIRTAAGNETHGGTDVFLGAIGKGSETFLGTIDNTTVFGLVKTAGGL
- a CDS encoding MBL fold metallo-hydrolase — protein: MFSKSISSVLVSTLFAAGAASAAASAPLTLEVFNPGEAAIFPVASVLVAGKHDAVLIDAQFSRAEAQKLVEKIRASGKKLTTVYISHSDPDFYFGLDVIKAAFPQAKIVATPDTVAEIRRKADAKVAYWGPILKDNAPHSIVIPEALKGQRISLEGQSLDIAGPTPARTYVWIPSIKAVVGGVVLFGNLHVWTADTQSLQSRQDWLKTLDGIAALKPVTVVPGHFKVGSPLTPDSIGFTRDYLVTFEAETAKAANSAALIEAMKMRYPKLGLDGALETSAKVAKGEMKW